Below is a genomic region from Phycisphaerae bacterium.
CTGCTCGATGAGACGATCGAGACCCGCCCAGGGTGCCACCGGTGGTCCGCCGGGCCTGCCCCTATGGAACGCGGCGAACTCCTCCGGGCTCAGTTTGCCGTCCCCGTCAGTGTCGGCTTCAGGCTGCTTCTCGAGGATCTTGGCAGCAACCTCCTCACGGCTCATGCCCCACATAGCCGAACGGCCGGCCTGAATTTCCTCGTCGCTGAGCGCCCCGTCCCCGTTGGTGTCCCACTCGGGGTGCATCTTAAGCATCTGGGCGGGATCACCCTTGCCCCACGGACCCGGGCCGGGCCCACGCATCCCCAGCCCCAAGCCGCCCTTACCCGGCCCCCGCTTGGCCTGAAGATAGGCCTCGGCCTCCTCCGCCGTCAGCTTCCCGTCTTTGTTTGCGTCCGCATCCGGGTGTTTCTCCAGAAGCTTCGACAACTTAGCGGCCTTCGGATCCGCCTTGCCTTGTCCGAAAACCGCAGAAGTCACCAGTAGACAGCCAACCCCCGCCGCCAATGCCACCATCCATCCGTTCAACCGTAACAGCATGATAAACTCCCCTTTGCGTATGCAGACATTCAGGTATTCTCGAAATCCCGGATCCGCGTCGGCCACACGCTGGCGCTTCAAGCAGCCCCCTTACACGGGCCCTAACAGATCCTCCAGCCCGTTGCCGCTTACTGCGTACAACGCATATGGGGCTCGGCTATTGCCACAGGCTGCCTGGATCTTTTCGTAGCGCGGGACCGCACGTCGACCGACTTGGTGCCTTGCGGCCAGAGAGCGGTGCGGTTTGCGCGGGTGTTTTCCGGTCACTGTGCGTTTGGGTTGCGCCCCCCAGAAAGGCGGTTCGCCTTTGGGCTGCCCAGTCTGTTGCTAACCAATCTCCCGCGCCTGCCTGGCCGGCTGCGAGAACCTGCCATGCAAAATGCACAAGTGTGCTACGCCCCTCATACCGACGCCATCGCCACAGCCTGTCAAGAGCTACCCTCGGACTACCTGGTGGAGCTGCGGGCCCTGCTGCACGCAGCCATGTACCTGCAGCAGCACCGCGACATTCTCTCTCCCCCTTACCAATGGGGAAGCCGGAACGGGTCTCTCTCTCCCCCTTACCAAGGGGGAGTTGGAGGGGGTGGCATGGAATGTCGATGACCAAAGCCGGCGCGGAAGCTCGAGCCAGGAGCGCTCCTGCCTCAGTCCGGCTGCAGGCCAAGAGCTGACAACTGGCACGACTCAGAAATCCAGCAGCTTCAGGATATCGGTGATCGTTCCTTCCTTAGTTTCCAGCCGTCCCGGGGCATCGGGCTTATCGAAGGCCAGCCACTGCTTCTTTGCCTGGATCGGGAGCTTGATGGTATACGGTTTGCAGCGGGGGATGGCCGCGACGGCGCGTTTGGCTCCCTCATAGAGCGCTTTGCGGGTTTCGGCAAACGGCCGAAGCTCGGCCGCCTCGCGGCTCAGGCCCTTTTTCACGGCGACCGTGACACAGTCATTTCCGAAAAACTGTCGGGCCTCACGGCAGGTGGCCTCGTCGCCGGTAACCAGAATCGGCGGCACGCCGTAGTGGCCGGCGATGGCCCCGTCCTGGGCCAATTCGCCGGACTCGACGCCGTTGTACCAGTAGCGGTTTTCGCTTCGTGACGATTGCGTGTGATTCAGCACTCCGTCCGGCGTGCCCTTCATCGCGTGGTAGCCGAGGAAGACCAGCCCGTCGAAGGTGTCGTCCAGGCCCGCCAGAGGGCCCGGCCGAGGTGTGCCGGTGATGCACGTTGCCCCCGCCGGCATCAAGTGGGGCAGAATCGCCCCGTTGCCATGTCCGTCCAGCACCACAATCTCCGACGCCCCGGCATCCCGCAGCCCGCGGACAACCGCCGCGAGGTCGCCCATGAAGTACTCACGGGCCTGCACGGCCGCCGGCGTGTCTCGCTCCCGCGTCTGGGTGAACGTGTACACTCCGCTGGCCCCTTCCAGATCGGTACAGACGTAGATTTTGGGCCCGGTTCCACCCTGCCTCGCCCCGGCGCAGCCGACAACGAGTATCAGAACAGACGACAGCACCTGGAGACCCGTCCGTGCTTGCAGGGGAATCATAAGCCGCACCTCCTTTGGATTCTGAGGGCCTTGCAGGGTTTCAGCCACGCGGGCAAGAGCCGGGTAAACGCTCCAGACGGGCGAGTATACAATGACACAAGGCGATGCCAAGCTTCCGATCGGCTTCCGCGGGCAAGCGGGTAAGACGGAGCGGCAGACCGCTCATGCCCTGGACCATACGCTCGGCTTCCGCGGGCAAGCGGGCAAGGTTCTCCTGCCCCGGCTGGTTTACCTCGCCGCGTAGATATGTTAGACTCCTATCGGTGTATGATGTGGGGTTGCGGTTCGTCCTGGCCTCGCCGAGACCGAGCCACGGCCCGCGCGACATAGCCCGTTCGCAAGACCATGACCGGGGCGTAGCTCAGCCTGGCCTAGAGCGCTTGACTGGGGGTCAAGAGGTCGCTGGTTCAAATCCAGTCGCCCCGATTCTGTTAGCCCACGACCGTCCGCAAGGGCGATCGTGGGTTTTCCATAGGGGTTGCGCGGCAGCGTTCAGAATCATCTCGCCTCGCTTCTGCGACGGCCAGACGATGATGCGGTCGACGTAAGTTCCGATCACCTCTCGCGTTCGGTCGTTCCGCATTCCATTCATCGCTGCCTGCAAGCCGGCCAGTTGTGCCTTTGCCCACTTCCGCATGGCCGCCGCATCCTGGTTACTGCTGGACTGTTGAGCCACTTGAAGTTCCTGCTCCAAGGATTCCTTGCGAAGCCGCATCTGCGTCAGGCGATCGTTGAGCATGGCCAGATTGGCGGGATCGATGTTCATCGTCAGCGCTGTCACCGTGTCGTTGATCTGCTTGAGTTCGCGGGCGATGCGTTCGGTATCGGTACCGCCGGTGTCGTTTCGGCCAACCGATTCCACGAACCGCCGAATGGCGGCATCGATACCGTCTTCGTCGGTGGCGATGATGTCTGCCAGCTTGCCGAGTACCCATTCCTCGATCTGCTCGGTCCGCAATGTCGAGGGAACCTCGCAGATGGTTTTGCCATGCGAACGTCGGCCGGAGCAGGTGTAGTAGTTGGTGACGACCGGCGCGCGGCCTTCGATGCGGCCCTTGCGCCTGGGGTCGCCCCAGAACTTGTGGCCGCAGTCGCCGCACTCGAGGACGCCCGTCAGTAGCCATCGCCGGTTGCGATGCCCGGCCCCGCCCTTGGCCCGGCGACGCTTGGCCACCATCACCTGAACCCTGTCCCAATCTTCGCGGCTGATGATAGTGGGCACGGCGTTCGGCACGACGACCCACTCGTCCTTGGGCGTCTTGACGACCTTGGCCTCGCCGATTTGGCGTTCGCGCTTCTGAGCTCGACCGTTCTCGACGCGATAGAACTTCGCTTCCGTCCGTCGGTTCCAGACGAGATCGCCACGGTACGTCGGGTTCTCCAGGATGGCCTTGACGGTGGTGAAGCCCCATACCTCGCGGAGCGGACCGGGGATACCTTTGGCATTCAACTCGGCGGCGATGGATGCGAAGCCGAGGCCATCGAGGCACATACGAAAGATGTCCTTGACCACCTGGACGCGCTCGGTATCGCTCAACACCAGCCGCGCCTTGCATTCCTTGCCGGGTTTCAATAGCGATTGCCCCTTCGCATACGTGGCCTGTAGCTTGCCGTCTTTGTCGTAAACCTCGCGCACCCGGCCCGGGCAGAAGCGGATGCGGAACATGACCGACCCGTCGGGCGCGAGAATTTCTCGATCGTAGCCATACGGTGCGGCCCGGCCGGGATCGGACTCGGCCATGATGGCGCTGATCTGCCCGCGCAGCGTGTTCTGTGAAAGGCTGATCGAGTACTGGCGGTTCTGGAACTGCTTCACGGTTCGCAGCACGTCGCCATCGATACCATCGCGGGCGAGGTAGTCTTCGGTGACCGACAGCACCTTTACGTTCGCTTGCCGCAGCAGGTAGCGATAGTGCTCCGTCTCGGTCACGTCGCCACGACTGAACCGATCGGAGTTCCAGACGATGACGGCCGCGAAGTCGCCGCGGGCGGCGTCGGCGATCATGCGCTGAAAGCCCGGGCGCTCGTCGGCGCTGGTGCCGCTGATGGCATCATCCACGTACTCGCGGATGATCTGATAGCCCTGTTCCTCGGCATGCCGGGCGATCTCGAGCCGCTGGTCACCAATGCTCTGCTCCTGCTTGTCCGTCGAGCGGCGCAGGTACGCGACGGCGGGAATGGTGTCGGTGGTAGCGATCATGGCGTTTCCTTTCGTGTCGGCGGTTCACGGATACCGCCACCATGAGGGCTCAATTCGCCGAGAACATCAAGGCGGATTCCCGGCGAAACCGCACCCGCCGCCGGTAGGCCCGCTGGCGACAGGCCGGGCGGCAGTATTGCGCCTCCGGCCGACTGGCGTACAGGATGTGGCCACATTCCACACATCGGCGACGATAACAGCCACGACTGTCGCCCAGACGGCGCCAGGTGGCCTCCAGGAGCGTTTGTCGCGTCAGGAATCCGTTCATAGCCACCTCCCGGCGTTACGGCAGAATGCTCACCCTGGTAAACAAACTCTCATGGGATTGGGCGCTGTTCCCAAGGCCATCGGCAAGGCTCGATGCCCGGGAGGACCCATGCCGCAGGCGTCACGTTTGGCAAACGTGACGCTCCGTCACATCTCGTAGCGTCACATCGTCACGTTTTACGCTATGCCGAGATGTGACGATCTTCACAAGTCTTGTATTCGCAATGTGTTGAATGCGTCACGTTTCGTCGTCACGTTGGCACATCTCATCTCAAGGCCACGTCACGTCACGTTTCGCCCCCCTAAGGGGGCGAACGTGGGCGTGACGCGTGACGTTCAGGTTGTGACGATGCTCAAAACACCATCGCTCACGGCGATCTCACCACGGTTCACCAAGCCCTCAAGCACCCGATGCTGGTTCTGCCGAACCATCCCGGCGGCTTGACACTCATCGCGCCAAGCGTTGATGGACACGCACCCATCGTCACTGGCGGCGACCAGCCGACGCGCCACCCCGAAGCCAACGTCCTGCCATTTTCCTCGCGGCCTGATCGTCTTGGCCTTCGATATGATTGCGCCGGTATCGGCATCGAGCACCTCGATGGCTGCCGACGTGACCGGGTTGCCGTATTCGTCCACAATGCCAGGCAGTTCAACGGGAACCAGTTCCATGGCAACCGGCGGCGGTGTCTCCGAGTCTTTCATCTTCGTCGCTGTCAGCAACAGTTTGTCGTCGTTGACCAAACGGTACTCGGCATCGAGTGCCGCCTTGAGGGCGATGGCACCCCGGGCGCGGTTCTTATCGGCATGGCCGGTGTGATGCACCACCAGGATCGTGCAGCCGTATTGCCTCCGCAGAACGTCGCAGGCGGAGACGAACTGGCTCATGTCCTGGGTGCTGTTTTCATCGCCACCACCAAAGCACCGCGCCAGGGTGTCCAACACGATCAACGTCGGTTTGCCCGCCACATCGTGGATGGCCTGAACGAGTGCGATCAGATCACGCGCTTCAGGAATTGCCACTGCAGGGGCGACGTACAACGGCGCGTCAGCCAGGCTTACGCCGTTGTACTCACTCCACGCCCGGATGCGTCTGCCGAATCCCTGTTGGCCCTCTCCGGCCACGTAGACGACCGGGCCTTGCGTGACGTCATGGCTGCGCCAGGGTGTCCCCGTCACGACGCGGCATGCCCAGTCGATCGCCAGGAAGGATTTGCCGCTGCCGGGATCACCGAAGACCAGGGCGAACGTGTCGCGTTCGAGCATGCCGCGAAGCAGCCAATCGGGCGGACGCATTTCGATCTGGTCGGCGCGGACGAGTTCGAGTCTTCGCGGAGACGCTGTCCCGCCCTGCGAACCGCACAGCGGGACCAACCTGCCGGATTCGTTACGCATGATCTCTGTTGATGGTGCCTTTCTCTGACGCATGTCATCCAAGTAATCCGCCACGCCCGGTATCTCCAACGGCCTCGGCGGCGCTGTGATGACCGAAGGTCGAATCGGCTCACGGACCCAGCGCTCAACTGCCGTGAGCCAGGCCGGAAGGATCAGCCGCTCGAACGTATCGAGGTCGTCCATCTCGTCCCAAGCCTGCGTGACGTACGCGAGAGCATGATGTCGACCGCGCGCACGGGCGGAGGGCACTCCGTGTCCCGGTCGATATCCGAGGTGATAAGTCTTTCGCCCTGCGCAGCCGGGTCCGTACCCGGCCCCATACACCGTGTAGCGCTCACGAACGCGAAGCCGAAGCTGAAGGGCGGCCTGCTCCTCGCCCCATGGATCGAACGTGTCCTCGTCAGGATCGATCCACTCGCGCACGATACGCTGGGCCTCTTCGAGGAATCCCTGGCGAAATGCACGTTCTTTCTCGCGCGTCGCGTTGGGCCGGCCCGCACCGTCGTCGTAGTGGCGCACCAGATCAGACTCGGCAGTTGATTGGCTGATCGCCAGCATGATCAGTTCCTCTGGGCAATCTCACGCTGTTGACGCTTCCATTCATCCAATAGCCACGTCGCGATCATCTCCGACCGCCTCGACCAGCGTTCCTCGGATTCGGACGTGCGCTCGCCGGTCACCACGCGCATCTCGAAATCGCCCACGCGATCCGTCGCGTCCTTCCTGTCCAGTGTCACCGTTGTCATCAGGCACTCCATTGCCATGGCGCGGTCCGTAACCGCCGTCTTCCGTTGTCGTGCGTTGGGTCGGTGGTTTGATGGCTGTCGGGTCAATGATGGGGCGGGCGACGTGATCGACGTGGATGAGGATCGCCGATCCGCGCGCCCGCCCCACGGCAGGATCACGTTACGCCTGGCCCTTCGATCGGACGGCGGCCCGCGGATCGACCAGTGCGGCACCGAAGTCATGGTACACGCGCCAACTTACCGCCAAGGTGTTCACGTCCTGATCGAGACCGAAGAACTCGACCGTCGGCTGCTGACGCCCGTTGAGGAAGGCTGTGACCATCGGAGTATTAGCCGGGCTGGTGAACAGATACCAGTGCTTATCGCTGGCCGCCGCGCCGAACTTCGCGCTGTTGCTCAGACGCGGTTCGACCTCGATGCTCACCGCCCGACGCAACGAGTTGCCCGTCGGCATCTTCTCGGCGATCTGCTGGATGAACTCGCTTTCGAGCAACGCCTTGGCCGTCGGCTGAAGCTCCGGCGGCACGAGCAACGTAGCCGGCCGCAGATCGAGATCGTTGCCCTCGTCATCGCGCTGAAGCATCATCGCCGTGATCGCCAGCGCGAGGCTGTCGAAACTCAGCGCCGCGTCCGCGCCTTCGATGTAGTTGCCGTTGGCAGTACTGAAGAAGCCGTTCGCATTGCCCAGCAACGTCTCGTACACGAGGTCGGACAGCTTCCGCATCGCGGCACGGCCGAACGCCCGGGCCGTCTCGTCGAACACGCCCAGGTCGTCATTGATGATGTCGCGCCGGTCGATGCTCAGCATCTTGCCGAACGTATCCACCTGAAACTGCGTGAACCACTCATCGACCTGGCCGTGCTTGATTTCGCCGCCCGGCGCGACGTGTTTCAACTGGCCGGTGAAGCTCGGGCGGATCGCGGTGTGCGGCTTGAAGTCGGCCACCGACCGTACCGAACAGAACGCTCGCCAGGTCGCCGGGGCCTCGTCGTAAGCGTCCAGCAGCAGCTTGTTGGCCAGATTGCCGAGCGCCTGCGGCAGCGAAGCCAAGGACAGAGACGCGCGGACCATCTCCTCGCGTCCGTGGGGTACGTCCGCACCGTCCAGCATCAACGCCGCCCGGCAGATGTCGAGGGTATGGGTCGCTTTGAGCCGATCGCCGTGCTCCATCGCGATCGCGCCGAGGGCCTTCTCACCCAGCGCGGTGAGGCCCAGTCGCTTCAACAGCGCCGCTTCCAACGTGGCCACGCCGCCGACGGGCTGCGGAGTGTAGGCCATCGGCGCCTTCGGTCGTGACTCGCGCAGGATGTTCAGCAACTCGGCCGACAGATCCTGCGCGCTGAGCTCGCCCGCGATAGCCGAGGCCTTCAGTTCGTCCACCTTCGCCTGCATCCGGCCCCAGCCGCCGTCCGGCTTGCGGCAAAGGTTCTCGATCTCGGCGATCCGCTGCCGCTCGTTGGCGCGAATCTCTTGCTCATCTGCGTTTTGAACGTCCGTGTTCATATGCAACCACTCCTTGGCATGACCTGACGCCGCGATGGCTACGGACGTGCCTGCGTCCGCGCCCAACGGCGTGATACTCACTTCCCGAAGCCGGCCCTGCTTGACCAGCGCGAACCCGCGCGGCGATGACAGCGACCGCCCATTGACCTGTACTCTTTCGCGCGGCTTGATGCGCTCGTGTTCGACCGGCTCGACACCGACCGAAGCCTGAAACGCGAACCCGCCGGACGTCATCTCCACGATCTGCCGGGCCGCTTCGCCCGCGCCACTCATGACGCCCGCGACGACCAATCGGCCATCGGTAACGCGAGCCTCACCGTGTCCTACCACGCCGCCCACTCGCGCGTCGTGGTCGGCCAGCAGCGGGATCTGACCGGCGGCGTCCAAACCGGCCAAGTCGATCACGACGTCACCCCAGCCGGGCACCCGCATCAGCCCACCGGTGTATGCCGTGATGCTGATACGCGGGCGCTTGGGTTCGCCACCGGCCTCGATGGCGACCTCGGGCGCCGTCAGCAACAGATTGTCGGTAGCAATGGCCGTCATGTGTCGCCTCCTTGCGAGAATGGATTGAATCCCGCTGCCAGCAGCTTCGGCGCGAGCATCTTCAGGCGGTAACGAATGGCGCCCTCGGTCATACCCATGCGCCGCGCTGTCGCGCTGGTGTTGCCGTCGCACTCGATGAACAACCTGCACAGCGCCCGGCTTTCCTCGTTGTCGATGTAGATGAGCATTTCATCCACGACCGCCTGCAGCGTCGCATGCTTGGTCGGGCCCTTGCCCGTCAGACGCCGATGGGTTCGCATCTGATCTTCCGTCGGGCCGGCAAGGGCGCCCGACGACTCGTCTGCCGGTTCATCAAACGGCCGTAGCGGCGATACGTGCTTCCTCTCGCGCTCGGCGTACTTGATGACGGCCCTCTGTACGATGGTGTAGATGAGTGTCTTCTCGCTCGCGCCCCGTGAAGGGTCGAACTTTGGCGGCCTGCTGAGCAGGTGCAGGATCGCTTCCTGCACCACGTCGTCGTAGCTGATCCTTGACCCGCAGTGCTTGGGGGCCTCCTTGAGAGCCACGGCCCTGGCGTATTCCAGCAGGTCGGGCGTCAGCTTCA
It encodes:
- a CDS encoding M55 family metallopeptidase; this encodes MIPLQARTGLQVLSSVLILVVGCAGARQGGTGPKIYVCTDLEGASGVYTFTQTRERDTPAAVQAREYFMGDLAAVVRGLRDAGASEIVVLDGHGNGAILPHLMPAGATCITGTPRPGPLAGLDDTFDGLVFLGYHAMKGTPDGVLNHTQSSRSENRYWYNGVESGELAQDGAIAGHYGVPPILVTGDEATCREARQFFGNDCVTVAVKKGLSREAAELRPFAETRKALYEGAKRAVAAIPRCKPYTIKLPIQAKKQWLAFDKPDAPGRLETKEGTITDILKLLDF
- a CDS encoding Mu-like prophage major head subunit gpT family protein, which gives rise to MTAIATDNLLLTAPEVAIEAGGEPKRPRISITAYTGGLMRVPGWGDVVIDLAGLDAAGQIPLLADHDARVGGVVGHGEARVTDGRLVVAGVMSGAGEAARQIVEMTSGGFAFQASVGVEPVEHERIKPRERVQVNGRSLSSPRGFALVKQGRLREVSITPLGADAGTSVAIAASGHAKEWLHMNTDVQNADEQEIRANERQRIAEIENLCRKPDGGWGRMQAKVDELKASAIAGELSAQDLSAELLNILRESRPKAPMAYTPQPVGGVATLEAALLKRLGLTALGEKALGAIAMEHGDRLKATHTLDICRAALMLDGADVPHGREEMVRASLSLASLPQALGNLANKLLLDAYDEAPATWRAFCSVRSVADFKPHTAIRPSFTGQLKHVAPGGEIKHGQVDEWFTQFQVDTFGKMLSIDRRDIINDDLGVFDETARAFGRAAMRKLSDLVYETLLGNANGFFSTANGNYIEGADAALSFDSLALAITAMMLQRDDEGNDLDLRPATLLVPPELQPTAKALLESEFIQQIAEKMPTGNSLRRAVSIEVEPRLSNSAKFGAAASDKHWYLFTSPANTPMVTAFLNGRQQPTVEFFGLDQDVNTLAVSWRVYHDFGAALVDPRAAVRSKGQA
- a CDS encoding recombinase family protein, with translation MIATTDTIPAVAYLRRSTDKQEQSIGDQRLEIARHAEEQGYQIIREYVDDAISGTSADERPGFQRMIADAARGDFAAVIVWNSDRFSRGDVTETEHYRYLLRQANVKVLSVTEDYLARDGIDGDVLRTVKQFQNRQYSISLSQNTLRGQISAIMAESDPGRAAPYGYDREILAPDGSVMFRIRFCPGRVREVYDKDGKLQATYAKGQSLLKPGKECKARLVLSDTERVQVVKDIFRMCLDGLGFASIAAELNAKGIPGPLREVWGFTTVKAILENPTYRGDLVWNRRTEAKFYRVENGRAQKRERQIGEAKVVKTPKDEWVVVPNAVPTIISREDWDRVQVMVAKRRRAKGGAGHRNRRWLLTGVLECGDCGHKFWGDPRRKGRIEGRAPVVTNYYTCSGRRSHGKTICEVPSTLRTEQIEEWVLGKLADIIATDEDGIDAAIRRFVESVGRNDTGGTDTERIARELKQINDTVTALTMNIDPANLAMLNDRLTQMRLRKESLEQELQVAQQSSSNQDAAAMRKWAKAQLAGLQAAMNGMRNDRTREVIGTYVDRIIVWPSQKRGEMILNAAAQPLWKTHDRPCGRSWANRIGATGFEPATS
- a CDS encoding sigma-70 family RNA polymerase sigma factor produces the protein MNPSPQELKLTPDLLEYARAVALKEAPKHCGSRISYDDVVQEAILHLLSRPPKFDPSRGASEKTLIYTIVQRAVIKYAERERKHVSPLRPFDEPADESSGALAGPTEDQMRTHRRLTGKGPTKHATLQAVVDEMLIYIDNEESRALCRLFIECDGNTSATARRMGMTEGAIRYRLKMLAPKLLAAGFNPFSQGGDT
- a CDS encoding helicase RepA family protein, encoding MLAISQSTAESDLVRHYDDGAGRPNATREKERAFRQGFLEEAQRIVREWIDPDEDTFDPWGEEQAALQLRLRVRERYTVYGAGYGPGCAGRKTYHLGYRPGHGVPSARARGRHHALAYVTQAWDEMDDLDTFERLILPAWLTAVERWVREPIRPSVITAPPRPLEIPGVADYLDDMRQRKAPSTEIMRNESGRLVPLCGSQGGTASPRRLELVRADQIEMRPPDWLLRGMLERDTFALVFGDPGSGKSFLAIDWACRVVTGTPWRSHDVTQGPVVYVAGEGQQGFGRRIRAWSEYNGVSLADAPLYVAPAVAIPEARDLIALVQAIHDVAGKPTLIVLDTLARCFGGGDENSTQDMSQFVSACDVLRRQYGCTILVVHHTGHADKNRARGAIALKAALDAEYRLVNDDKLLLTATKMKDSETPPPVAMELVPVELPGIVDEYGNPVTSAAIEVLDADTGAIISKAKTIRPRGKWQDVGFGVARRLVAASDDGCVSINAWRDECQAAGMVRQNQHRVLEGLVNRGEIAVSDGVLSIVTT